In Pan paniscus chromosome 1, NHGRI_mPanPan1-v2.0_pri, whole genome shotgun sequence, the DNA window GGTGCACCTTCCCAAATATTTATTCTGCAATGCAGAGATACTGGTTATTATTGATCAAATTGAATTCAAGCAAGAAAATCTAATTATTTGTAAGCAATGAAAGGTGTGCACAAGGAAGATTATTAGGGCTTtctttatgccaggcactgtgctaagcattttacataaattatctcatttactgtCAAAGGATTCTGTGAGTACAGCATTGCTATTCCCATTTCAtggataagaaaatgaaagattagAGAGGtgttatttcccagtttatatgattagtaagtggcagagctggcgtTTTTTACCCAGGTTAGTCTGACTTCCAAGTACACACTCATTCCACTACATCAAATTGCCATTGTTTGTGAATATTGCTTGCTCtcttatattaaataatttttcaaaagccCATGGGGTTACCATAAAAAAAGTCATGTTTTTATACTAATATTTCTTAGAAAAGCTTCAATTACTCTTTCTCCCTTGCTTGAGGAACGTCATGTCTGACACCcttatagtgtgtgtgtgtgttcatataaCATCTCAGCTGGATGCCATTAGCACTTTCTCTCCTAGAATTTAGGCATAGTATATTACTACATGGTGGCTAggcaattttattttcctgtttctctgaATGTTCTTTAATTAATCCATAAATTTAGAAACCAGATTAGAAAAACAGAGgactttctttaaatgtttttataactGACTTTTTAGTATACTTTCATGCAGGAATTTGAATAGCAACAGATACACTATTAAAGAGACTTGACACACATTATTGTTTCCTATTGTTTCagtttaattttgtttcaaatcCGGTAATAATctgtaatgaaataaaatggaccATATTCTCTCAGGTGAATTGGCTATATGTTCTGTGAACAAATATTTGATTCTACATTTTGCTTTGGAAGCTTTTAGGTAAAAGTTAGGAAATAACTGCTGTGATAAGCAGAGGATGACCTGTAAAGTCAACCTCAGCCCTATTGATAGACCTGAAATGTTTATTTCACTCCTTTGAAAGGAGACATCACAAATTACCTTCCAAACACATTTTAAGGGAAATGAAATATCAGCTATTATTGCTTTACCTCAAAATGGTTTATCATAATAGCTGGCAAGAGACCGAGGAAATGCAACAAACGATAACCACGTTTTGTGTTAGAAGTGGTAATGAAATGGTAAGACAGTCTTGGATGGGGTATAAAGTAGAGAAGAAGTGAGTAAGATCAGGACTTCAGGCTTCTGGTAGGTTGTTGGTGATGATGTTGGGGGTAAGATGGCTAGCCAAGAAGGCaagcaagtaaaaaacaaatgagGAGCATCATACTTGCCTactttataagttttttttttaagttagagtTTGACATCATGGTATGataacttattttataaaatctagTCCAGTgactttttaattaataaaaaaagattaaattgaTATAAATTATTAAGATGAACCTTTTCAAAGCTTCTAGCTCCCTAAGTGCTATTCTGCAGTTGGGAAATTGAAATGCTTTAGGTGTTTGGCATGATATGCctttctttacttattttacttgcaacatatatataactttatttaatAGTAAAAAAATCCACTTTGTTCCATTAAAAAACATATCAAACCTATATTTATTGAACTATGAACTATGATAGCTTGTGCACCCAGGTTTACCAGGAAATTATGGGTGAAAACGTGTACTCTAAGAAGATTATTTATGCTGAAAACTGTCCCAGTCTGCAAAGTCCTATCTTGCTTTGTGATCCTGTCTTGTCAAAGGCAAATTAGCTTCTGAACACAGGTGAGAGGTAATGCAAATTGGTGTCTTTGTAGCTTTGTAGCTCAAGGTAAGACTTCCCTATGTAGCTCAAGGTAAGACTTTTTACTAAAGGCCCAATTTGTGATGACTAAATCTAGATATAGTAGCTTATCATCTGGGAGTGAGAATCATCAGTTCACACTGTATAATGATTGTGTTGCTAAAGGCCCATGTGAGTACCAGAAACACAGGCAGAAGACAGACATATTATGCTGCTACAGAAAATAATGAgttcagggccaggtgcagtggcccacacctgtaatcccaacactttgggagtttgagatccAAGGGTTGAaaccagccaaggcaacatggaaagaccctgtctctactaacaaaacaaaacaaaaaaattaaccttgcatagtggcatgcacctatggtcccagctacctgagaggctgaggcaggaagattgcttgagaccaggaaatCAAGGCTGAAGTGGGCCACGTTCAcactgctgccctccagcctgggtgacacagcgagaccctgcctgaaaaaaaaaaaaaagagagaaaaagagacaaataaaataataatttatatgaagattaaatactatttttcttATTGCATAATTTTTTCcacttattattatttctaagaAAGGAAGCTTGTATgtatgtgaaagagagagagagaaagaggaagccaAGAGAAAGAGTGAGGTGGAGATTTTGGTGATTCCAAGACATGGggacatgagattttttttgcttATTGCTGCTTATTTTAAACATCTCTGATGATCAGCTTTTCTTTAATATCAATGTGTTCCTTAAatttgaagacatttcttttCATAATGAAAAACCATTATTAAGTCATGGTGTATGTTATAGTCAGCATCCTAGAAACAATGGAGaaagtgttttatatataatacaatggcCTCTTGATATCACATATAAATATCTCACACTGTAAATAAGTGTGATATAAGATTATAGTGTCCCCTCCCTTTTTCGCTTGGATTAAAGTAATCTTGATTTCTAACCTTATTTTTATAGCACCAACAATGAATTTCGTGGTGGATGAAACAGCAGCAATCAACTCAAACAAGGAATCCCAGCAATTGGCGCAAAAAACGCATACACTGGAGAAGAAAGAAGCAATGGAGGAAGATGAAGCGCCCCAGCACAGAGATGCTGACATAGTACAGGGAAAAGGGGAGGCAGCACTGTGGGGAGAAGCAGGAGCTGTTCATGAGGCTCCCTTGAGGGCGTGGAAGCCAACAGCAGAGCAGCCAGAATTGGCAGAAGAGTTTACAGAAAAAAGGGAGATCCCTCCAGGCATAGAAAGGggggcagagggagcagcagaAGCAGAAGGGGTCAGAAGGCTGGGTGAAGGGGGGTCAGACCCCATAGGACAAGCAGCAGCAAAAGATGCTGTGGGTCTGAGTAAAGATGAGGCTCCTGAAAAGCAAGTCTTGATGCTTACAGTGCTTGAGACAGACAAAGCAGCTTCTGAAGGGGAACAGGGTTTGGAGAAGGCAGTGCTTGCAAATAAAGCAGCAGCCCTGAACTTGGAGCATCTTCATGAAGTAGCAGCCCTGAGAGAGGCAGCGACATCGGAGGAGGGAGAGGCTGAGGGTGGGGTGGCTGTGAGTGATGTCGGAGAAAGTGAAGAGGAAGCATCCATAGACCTAGAGGACACAGGACCCATGGAGGACACAGCATCAAAGAGAGAGGATGGTTCTGAAGAGGCAATTCTTGGGGGAGAGGAACCAgccaaagagagaaaagaggttATGAGAACAGAAACACGCTTGAGCCCCTTCACAGGAAAGGCAGAGGCAAGCCGGATGCAGGTTTCGGAGGGCAGCCCTGAGGAAGGAAGCCTTGCAAAGGAAGCCTTCCTTTGCAAGGAAGATGTGGAAGGGGAAGAGATGGTGACTGAGGCAGAAGCTAATAGGGAAGATGATAGGAAAGAAATTTTACCCAAGGAATTAGATGTAGCAAGACAGCGAAGGAAAGCTGAGAGGCCGAAAACATCTCTGAGGAAAACTGACTCTCAGAGAGAAGAGGTGACAAGGGCAAATGCACTCAAGGATGAAGATGCTGTTAAAGAAGAGCAAAAACTTAAAGCGGAAGAAGGGAAAACAGAGATGGAAGTAAGATCTGAGGAAGAGACAAAAGCTCCCCCAAATGAAATGGGATCTGATGCTGAGAACGAAGCACCTGTGGAGGCTTCTGAGTTGTCTGACAATCCAGGGCTTCTAGGAGAAGATTCACTAAAAGAGACAGTGGTTCCCATATTTGAAGCAACGCCTGGATTTGAAAAGGGGCTGGAAAACATAACAGCTctgaggaaagaaggaggaggggaaagaCTGAGCGAAGCCAGAGACACAGAGCACAAAGACAGAGAAGAGCTGTCCAGCAGGGAGAATAGGGCCCTGAAGGAGGGGCACCGCCAAAATGGAGAGGGGGCCTTAGCAGCTCCTGAAGCTGAGCCAGCAGGAAAGGTGCAGGCCCCTGAGGGGCTGATCCCAGCCACAGGCCAGGCAGAGGAGCTAGCAGCCAAAGATCACGACTCCTGCGCAGGACTGGAGGGGAGGGCTGAAGGGCAAGGAGGAGTGGATGTCGTGCTAAGGACGCAGGAAGCTGTTCCTGAGGAAGATCCCATAATGGCAGAAAAGTTCAGGGAGGAAGCGGTGGATGAGGAcccagaggaggaagaggacaaaGAGTGCACTCTGGAGACAGAAGCGATGCAGGACAGGAACTCGGAAGGGGATGGGGACATGGAAGGAGAAGGAAACACACAAAGGAATGAGGGCATGGGAGGAGGAAGGGTTGTGGCTGTGGAAGTTCTACACGGAGGTGGTGAAACGGCAGAAACAGCCGCAGAGGAGAGGGAGGTGTTGGCAGGTTCGGAGACAGCCGAGGAGAAAACAATAGCAAATAAAGCCTCCTCCTTTTCAGATGTTGCTGAGGAAGAAACCTGGCACCAACAGGATGAGTTAGTAGGAAAAACAGCAGCTGCAGGGAAGGTGGTGGTAGAGGAATTAGCACGGAGTGGGGAGGAAGTGCCAGCAGCAGAGGAGATGACAGTGACATGTACaacagaggctggggtgggcactCCAGGAGCCCTGGAGGGGAAGACCTCAGGGCTAGGACAGGAGCAAGAGGGAGGGTCAGAGGGCCAGGAGGCAGCCACTGGGAGTGGGGATGGGAGGCAGGAGTCGGGAGCAGCTGAAAAATTCCGATTACGATTATCacgggagggagagagggaattGAGTCCGGAGAGTCTACAGGCGATGGCAACACTTCCAGTGAAGCCTGATTTCACTGAAAGCCGAGAGAAGCAACAGCATATGGTGCAAGGAGAAAGCGAGACTGCAGATGTTTCCCCCAACAACATGCAGGTCTAGGAGACTTGCTGGCAGACGGTGAGTTTAAGCGTAATGTGTTTGTAGGACTAAATAGCAGCCCTGCGGTGGGTCTCCTCCCCTTGGGGCTGGCTTGTCCCTTTATTGGTGTCTGtgcacatataaacacacaggCTTCAATTCTGTGTCACTTAGCCCTAAGTCTGTCAGGAAAGGGGCTGGGAAAGATGGAGGAGGGGCCAAAGCATGCACAGGGACACACTGCTCTTCCCGGTGTGGCAAGTCATACTCAGTCTTTGCAAGGCAGCTCACTGAAGTAGTGAGATCTGTGTCTCCCAGATAGGACCCCCAAAGAGAAAATACAGAGGAGAATGTGCCACAGAGGACAGGCCACAAAAGTAAAGAATCAAACTATATTTCACAATTCATTTCCACCTTAGTGTTTTAAAGGATGAGATGAAGGTTGTTTGTTGTCATTTGCCTTTAAGTGGGCCCTATGCTTTCATTTCTGCAGTTTCGCAaagtttttacatatataaaatgttttacattctatatgtaaaatatttaaatatataaatcttgAAGAGTCGAACTAAAGACTAAAATCATTTTTTGCATATTCTGCTATTTCCTTTAGGCCCTCACATTCTTAGTCCTGTTTCTACTATTGTGAGTGATTTTATCCTGGTACTACtatcctttttattgtttttcaggATAATTTAAAGATGTCTTCTGAAGATGTAAAGAGTGGAGAAAGATTCACGCAAGCATCTCACCAGGATTcttgattttctctctctcctttttagtTGCTCATTGCGCTTGTCTGAGATGATTCCCAATCTGTCAGCCCTGGTCAGTAGCTCAGTAAGCACCTTGAGAATAGGTCAAGTAGATCTGTAGGACCCTTCTTAGGAGCAGTGGTTCCTCACAGAGAAACTTGTGAGGCTGTTACACATTCTACACacctaacattatttttaaacaaaaatgataattttcaGATGCTTGACTTTTACCAAAGATCACTGGAAGGCCCAGTCCTAATGTTAGGGGTTTGTTTAAAgtcctttttattttacaatacagAGCCCCAGTCAATTCCACAATCTCAATTTCATAAAggggaattttatttaaaaatctgtggTTTGGGGCTTTAATGAATTGGCCTGTGAAAATGAGCTCTAAATTTCCTCCCACGTACACTCAAAACTCAAGATTGCTCCAAATCTCTAAGTTCTTCCAGCAAAAGATTTCTTGGCATGTATATTCACTTATACTTAGaaatattcattcttttaatttatgCCAGAATAACAAAGTGGAAATCTTATTTCAAAatgctctttgtttttttgtgtgtgtttctgtagtTCTGCTTTCTGGGGTAGACTAGTAAAATGGTAGCTTCCAGCATTTTGTCCCTGGGGCCTTATTTATAGGCCCActcaaatttaaataaaagtagtAAATAATTTAGCTAAGTGGAATAAGTATAATAATTATAGTGGTAAGCATAGCACATCAGCATTATGCCAACATTCTAGACTCTTTAGTTGATGTCATTAAATGGAAAAGAAACTTGGATTAAATGAGTGTGCTGCTCACCTTCCCAAGTTCTGTTATTTCAAACCTGTGAACTAACCTTGCAGTTCATTATAAATCAACAGTAACAATTGCATTCTAAATTACTCCCTGATATTATTTTCTAGTTGTGTATCAGCCTGTCTCCTAGGGGTTTTCATTTCCCTGAAGACATACAAGTGCCCCAGAGCGCATGTATATGTCTACCATTTCTCTATATGAGAAggtaaaaaaaatttccttaagcAGTGATTTTCCAGCCAGAATATACATTAGATTTTCATGGGACGCTTTTATAAATGACTCAACCCTTTTCCCCACCCCAGAGATTCAGACTTAATTCGTTTTAGATGGATCTACAcatcagtatatatatttttaacttttcacttgattcttctctgtagccaaggttgagaaccgcTGCTCTAAATCATCGTATAATCCATGCTGGCCACATTACACTCAAGGTCCCTAGGGACCAGGCGTATTATCATAGTaggtattttccattttaatgtgTAATGGAGCCATTCAATGATCAAAAATACACTGGACCAGATAGTAGACTGGTCCCTTGATCAGAAGCATCAgcacatcagcatcacctggaaattGTTCCCAGCCTTTGTCTCCTACCTACTAAATTAGAAACTCTTGGTGGGTTCCAGTAATCCATAGCTTAACAAGCCCTGCAGGTAATACTGATGTACACTGATGTCCGAAAACTGCTGTCATGGACTATTGATTGTATTGAGGATTAGTCTCAGTTGGAAAGCCAACTACAGAGGCATTTTgaactttctttctttgcctctctatgtctctctgtcttttcctgtcttctgatttatctgtctttctttctctagtAAATGGCACTCAATATAAAAGTGGTGGAGTCAatcttaaacttatttttattatgattgtaTTGATACATGCACGAAGTCCCTCTGCCCTACTCCCTATTCAAGGATATTACTCACTGCACATCATAAATCTCCATCATCTGTCTTAAAGTTTTACGAGTAGATTTCATCTACATTATATTCAAGTTCATTTATTACTGAGCTGTATTACTGTGGAGCTCTAACAGTATTTGTTTCCTGATTTCAAACTCAATGCTACAGAGCACTTTGAATACATCACACCTTATAGGAAAGATAGTAAACTTATTAATCCCATTGAAAAATTAGTTTTGTACAATGTGCTAAATAGTATTGCATTGGATTACTTTTACATTTAACACACTCCATCAAAACATCCCATAACATAATTTTACAATCTGCATGTGAATTTAACTGTGAAATTCAGTATTGTTATATTTTGAATAAGTGAATTCTTTCTCTGCAAATACTATGTTGATAAAATTACTTGTATGTTCCCCTGAAATGGtttgtttcctgtttcttcattattaaaacataaatcaaTCATATGTTTACAGATACATGTGAATGGTTCTTTGTAAATAAGACTCAACTTTTAAAATCTCTGTGTTCTTCCCTTACAATATTTGAACTCCACAGAGCAGAGAAGTTTCACTGGGCTGTATTTTTGAGTACAGTATATGATGTATTTATACTGACCGTCTACACTCATATGTGTCTTTCACACACATAAGATAATTTCAGGGAGAAAAATTATTATCACCTATCACCATTTTATAGGTAACTGAACAAAAGCTCAATAAAGTTAAGTGGCTTGTCTAAAAATCAGCCAATCTCAGGTCATGTGACACAAAATTTAGACTTTTTCTTATCATATCCACTACTTCTAAGAAGAGGTATCTTAAATAGATACTAAGATATTATATGTGAACATctacttgtttttgtttacttgtagaagggaaaaaaattaaacttcctCAATATGTCCTCTATCAGTGAGAAGGGAGTTATATTTCCAGCTAATGTCAATCAAAGAACAAAGGAGATTATTAAAAtagttcaaaagaaaaataggcaatCAAAGGAAACGTAGGTAGAATTAGGTTTTCTGCTTGTACTTCTTGAGTTAAGCCTTTTCTAAGAGTGTTGTAAATTTAAAGTACAGTTGAGTTCCTTAATCCTTCTAAGATTAATAATTTTGCCAAAATTCTTGCCTTTGGAAAAATTAttgtttgagaaaagaaaagaaagccttaAGGAAGATTCATCTATTAAGTGAAATATTCCAACAGTCTCAAGGACAGCCCAGAAGAGGCCGCTCCTGACCTTGGGTAATATTTCCTCTCTGTTTTCTGTACCATTTgattatgtcatttaaaaaataattccctgACACCATGGCCAGCAGCAAGAGGTACAAGAGAACAGGGAATAAATACAGCTGGAATTCTTTAAAAGTTGTTCTTAAActcaccccttttttttttcctttgcttttttgttctttattctaatAGCATGCCCTGTGACAGGGAAACTAAGCTCTTCAAAATAACTGAAACTAAATCTGTAAGATAAAATGCTGGAATTTGAGAAGGCACATGCCTTTTGTAGTTTTCTCCAGAAGGCTCAAGGTGTTCAATAATCTGTGGGACTCAACAATATTTTGGAAGGTTGAAATACCCTCATTTTTAATTAGGGAAAATGCAGTACACAGAAGATTCTTGGGACAGAGAAGCCGGTGTCTAAATCTTGCCGCTTTCTCATATGTTTCCTGGTctttattaaatatctacttataattaaatattatattaggGACCCATAAATTATGTGAGAAATCTCACAGTTGTTCAGGAGATTGGTACTAATAAGACACAGAGACTTTCAAACTGGTGTAAATGTACCTCCCAAGGAAGATGAAGCTTTTCATGGGATTCACTGGCAAGGCTAGTTTGCAGATGCTTAACCTCCGTATGCACTTTATCTTAAAATGGACTTGAGAACTAGCCTGCAGTCAATGTTTTTTGTCAGTCCCCCACTTCTTTTCACAATAGAGGCCAACTCTTCATTCACTTACCAAGTTTACTGTGATACAATGACCCCTAGAAATACACAAATCAAAGGAACAAGGTGAAATATGGCATAGGGGAGGACTTTCCTTCCTGGAAATGACTGGGTAACAAATCTCTCTGCAAATCAGGTGGTTTTCAATTCTTTGTTTACAACAAAATTAAATGAAGACGTGATTGAATTGCCAACTGATAAGTCATTGAaatatttttggtatattatcAGCCTGTAAATTTTGGCAAATCGGAAGGAGTTCAAATAGGAGCATTGTTGTACAATATAACAAAATGACTTCCATTCCCATCCACTTATTTATGTGACATGcataattactatatttttatatctatgaaaataaaacagaaagtggAATAGAACTGATGTTGAACACTGTTATTCCAGCGGTAAATAATATTCGTTCGCAGAcatacaaacaaattaaaaatagaaatcactaTCTTAGATgcatttttgcttttactttttatgtgTAATATTTGCCAAAATTTATAGTATAAATGTTGTTTTGATTAAGTGTGTATTACTAATAATTGCAATGATAGCCCAGTCCAGGAGAGATTTAACACATAGAGTCCTATGGTcacaagaaattttttaaattaaaatttaagttacATAATAATTTAATGGCAGATAATTATGACAGATCGAGAAGTAAAAGacttttaagtataaaaatataccGAAGTAGCATAAAAATCTGTGAGCAAAGTGGAACGGAAATGtaagtttaagaaaataaaaaacgtGAGATTT includes these proteins:
- the ERICH3 gene encoding glutamate-rich protein 3 isoform X2 → MSHSHPAGLLAAYNSLMDKHLAGYFNNTRIRRHLLRSGLITRSGRILSEKEYKLNIMKRDHQKYIRECLAQAIFHKVLDMEHCHQLEIKKKLETLARKERIQRFKGEHTRRSVENNMPILSPHPPVGPKTNRGHSVLVDEGHSSPLALTAPRPYTAPGNMQPPIRLQPLPSNPAVETVPKGKKAVMKFRNSIGNSQRMNSYQLPNINSYMMPIPPPLPPNGKITRENRSETWRRRRFRPTTAPNGLEPLLTKDSRRIHKTSLHSNAAITMIYLGKNVHLSSDNPDFRDEIKVYQQHCGGENLCVYKGKLLEKETFQFISKRHHGFPFSLTFFLNGMQVNRLSSCCEYKHQKGSRLGGKRGYFGFVCVERSSPCYKCIIAMGLDKKPSLPKSRKEKSTEKGEELKKAEGKVRKEREYVIPKRNEIKENKTSVSANFSAQEIKTGLKEVVTAVEEMTSKGKPGQEVLEDDQENTLKYEYEEDFEVDEEKQGEKANEEGQADVQMNGIPRSPLDDKKDDLDPEKESETSSQKAPDAHDNVKDENDGYSESELEEDKQDMKTASSTSSRSHPYSSDSEDESAVGDREAHTDSSTDESARRSSSQELSENDKPRKSHLPIEESLEIEIEDQEITTADVETKPMPIEESFENVLKEGTEKGTQEIAEGLSEKSGKHVSAEEKEKDKSKLWEESTAQVKDKKAGLPGVEECGKDSLPLAYVLALGAPTMNFVVDETAAINSNKESQQLAQKTHTLEKKEAMEEDEAPQHRDADIVQGKGEAALWGEAGAVHEAPLRAWKPTAEQPELAEEFTEKREIPPGIERGAEGAAEAEGVRRLGEGGSDPIGQAAAKDAVGLSKDEAPEKQVLMLTVLETDKAASEGEQGLEKAVLANKAAALNLEHLHEVAALREAATSEEGEAEGGVAVSDVGESEEEASIDLEDTGPMEDTASKREDGSEEAILGGEEPAKERKEVMRTETRLSPFTGKAEASRMQVSEGSPEEGSLAKEAFLCKEDVEGEEMVTEAEANREDDRKEILPKELDVARQRRKAERPKTSLRKTDSQREEVTRANALKDEDAVKEEQKLKAEEGKTEMEVRSEEETKAPPNEMGSDAENEAPVEASELSDNPGLLGEDSLKETVVPIFEATPGFEKGLENITALRKEGGGERLSEARDTEHKDREELSSRENRALKEGHRQNGEGALAAPEAEPAGKVQAPEGLIPATGQAEELAAKDHDSCAGLEGRAEGQGGVDVVLRTQEAVPEEDPIMAEKFREEAVDEDPEEEEDKECTLETEAMQDRNSEGDGDMEGEGNTQRNEGMGGGRVVAVEVLHGGGETAETAAEEREVLAGSETAEEKTIANKASSFSDVAEEETWHQQDELVGKTAAAGKVVVEELARSGEEVPAAEEMTVTCTTEAGVGTPGALEGKTSGLGQEQEGGSEGQEAATGSGDGRQESGAAEKFRLRLSREGERELSPESLQAMATLPVKPDFTESREKQQHMVQGESETADVSPNNMQV
- the ERICH3 gene encoding glutamate-rich protein 3 isoform X3 gives rise to the protein MSHSHPAGLLAAYNSLMDKHLAGYFNNTRIRRHLLRSGLITRSGRILSEKEYKLNIMKRDHQKYIRECLAQAIFHKVLDMEHCHQLEIKKKLETLARKERIQRFKGEHTRRSVENNMPILSPHPPVGPKTNRGHSVLVDEGHSSPLALTAPRPYTAPGNMQPPIRLQPLPSNPAVETVPKVTSRSRSKTSLLENEALFPIGGKKAVMKFRNSIGNSQRMNSYQLPNINSYMMPIPPPLPPNGKITRENRSETWRRRRFRPTTAPNGLEPLLTKDSRRIHKTSLHSNAAITMIYLGKNVHLSSDNPDFRDEIKVYQQHCGGENLCVYKGKLLEKEYEEDFEVDEEKQGEKANEEGQADVQMNGIPRSPLDDKKDDLDPEKESETSSQKAPDAHDNVKDENDGYSESELEEDKQDMKTASSTSSRSHPYSSDSEDESAVGDREAHTDSSTDESARRSSSQELSENDKPRKSHLPIEESLEIEIEDQEITTADVETKPMPIEESFENVLKEGTEKGTQEIAEGLSEKSGKHVSAEEKEKDKSKLWEESTAQVKDKKAGLPGVEECGKDSLPLAYVLALGAPTMNFVVDETAAINSNKESQQLAQKTHTLEKKEAMEEDEAPQHRDADIVQGKGEAALWGEAGAVHEAPLRAWKPTAEQPELAEEFTEKREIPPGIERGAEGAAEAEGVRRLGEGGSDPIGQAAAKDAVGLSKDEAPEKQVLMLTVLETDKAASEGEQGLEKAVLANKAAALNLEHLHEVAALREAATSEEGEAEGGVAVSDVGESEEEASIDLEDTGPMEDTASKREDGSEEAILGGEEPAKERKEVMRTETRLSPFTGKAEASRMQVSEGSPEEGSLAKEAFLCKEDVEGEEMVTEAEANREDDRKEILPKELDVARQRRKAERPKTSLRKTDSQREEVTRANALKDEDAVKEEQKLKAEEGKTEMEVRSEEETKAPPNEMGSDAENEAPVEASELSDNPGLLGEDSLKETVVPIFEATPGFEKGLENITALRKEGGGERLSEARDTEHKDREELSSRENRALKEGHRQNGEGALAAPEAEPAGKVQAPEGLIPATGQAEELAAKDHDSCAGLEGRAEGQGGVDVVLRTQEAVPEEDPIMAEKFREEAVDEDPEEEEDKECTLETEAMQDRNSEGDGDMEGEGNTQRNEGMGGGRVVAVEVLHGGGETAETAAEEREVLAGSETAEEKTIANKASSFSDVAEEETWHQQDELVGKTAAAGKVVVEELARSGEEVPAAEEMTVTCTTEAGVGTPGALEGKTSGLGQEQEGGSEGQEAATGSGDGRQESGAAEKFRLRLSREGERELSPESLQAMATLPVKPDFTESREKQQHMVQGESETADVSPNNMQV
- the ERICH3 gene encoding glutamate-rich protein 3 isoform X1 codes for the protein MSHSHPAGLLAAYNSLMDKHLAGYFNNTRIRRHLLRSGLITRSGRILSEKEYKLNIMKRDHQKYIRECLAQAIFHKVLDMEHCHQLEIKKKLETLARKERIQRFKGEHTRRSVENNMPILSPHPPVGPKTNRGHSVLVDEGHSSPLALTAPRPYTAPGNMQPPIRLQPLPSNPAVETVPKVTSRSRSKTSLLENEALFPIGGKKAVMKFRNSIGNSQRMNSYQLPNINSYMMPIPPPLPPNGKITRENRSETWRRRRFRPTTAPNGLEPLLTKDSRRIHKTSLHSNAAITMIYLGKNVHLSSDNPDFRDEIKVYQQHCGGENLCVYKGKLLEKETFQFISKRHHGFPFSLTFFLNGMQVNRLSSCCEYKHQKGSRLGGKRGYFGFVCVERSSPCYKCIIAMGLDKKPSLPKSRKEKSTEKGEELKKAEGKVRKEREYVIPKRNEIKENKTSVSANFSAQEIKTGLKEVVTAVEEMTSKGKPGQEVLEDDQENTLKYEYEEDFEVDEEKQGEKANEEGQADVQMNGIPRSPLDDKKDDLDPEKESETSSQKAPDAHDNVKDENDGYSESELEEDKQDMKTASSTSSRSHPYSSDSEDESAVGDREAHTDSSTDESARRSSSQELSENDKPRKSHLPIEESLEIEIEDQEITTADVETKPMPIEESFENVLKEGTEKGTQEIAEGLSEKSGKHVSAEEKEKDKSKLWEESTAQVKDKKAGLPGVEECGKDSLPLAYVLALGAPTMNFVVDETAAINSNKESQQLAQKTHTLEKKEAMEEDEAPQHRDADIVQGKGEAALWGEAGAVHEAPLRAWKPTAEQPELAEEFTEKREIPPGIERGAEGAAEAEGVRRLGEGGSDPIGQAAAKDAVGLSKDEAPEKQVLMLTVLETDKAASEGEQGLEKAVLANKAAALNLEHLHEVAALREAATSEEGEAEGGVAVSDVGESEEEASIDLEDTGPMEDTASKREDGSEEAILGGEEPAKERKEVMRTETRLSPFTGKAEASRMQVSEGSPEEGSLAKEAFLCKEDVEGEEMVTEAEANREDDRKEILPKELDVARQRRKAERPKTSLRKTDSQREEVTRANALKDEDAVKEEQKLKAEEGKTEMEVRSEEETKAPPNEMGSDAENEAPVEASELSDNPGLLGEDSLKETVVPIFEATPGFEKGLENITALRKEGGGERLSEARDTEHKDREELSSRENRALKEGHRQNGEGALAAPEAEPAGKVQAPEGLIPATGQAEELAAKDHDSCAGLEGRAEGQGGVDVVLRTQEAVPEEDPIMAEKFREEAVDEDPEEEEDKECTLETEAMQDRNSEGDGDMEGEGNTQRNEGMGGGRVVAVEVLHGGGETAETAAEEREVLAGSETAEEKTIANKASSFSDVAEEETWHQQDELVGKTAAAGKVVVEELARSGEEVPAAEEMTVTCTTEAGVGTPGALEGKTSGLGQEQEGGSEGQEAATGSGDGRQESGAAEKFRLRLSREGERELSPESLQAMATLPVKPDFTESREKQQHMVQGESETADVSPNNMQV